DNA from Streptomyces rishiriensis:
GGCGTGGATACAGTGCTGAGGTAGTCACGCAATGAAGTCACCCCGGTGCACCGGAGTAACGCCGGTGGGCCGGACCGCGGGAATCGGGGAGCTGCGCGTGCCAACAGCCATTGCCGTGACCGGAGCCGACATGGCGCTGCCGCCGCAGGACGAACGCACCCTGCCCGCCACCGTCCTCGCCGACCTGGACCGACTGCCGCTGGACCGTGCCCTCGCCGACGTCCAGGCCCTCGTCGACCAGTACGGACACGTGGTCGTCGTGTACTCGCGGTCCGTGCCCGCCGCCGTCGAGCAGCGGCTGCACACCATCCGCTCCCTCCTGGAGAGCGATCGCATCGCGCTCTTCCGCCCCGACCTCCCGCCGCTCGCCGTGGCCGTCCTCGCCCGCCAGCTGCGTCAGCTGGCCTCCTGCGACCTCGGCCCCGGCGTCCTCGCCTCCGCGGGCCGGCTGCTCACCCACTACCTCCACGCGGGCGCGCTGCTCGGCTCGGTCGCCCGCCTCGACCGGGTCCCCGTGGTCGGCCTGAAGTCGCATGCCAGGTCATGGGTTCCGGGTAGTCAGTTCGGTGTGCTCGCCCACCCGCAGCCGGAACTGGTCAAGGCCACCCCCGAGACGGTGCTGCCCGGACCGGAGTTCGGCACCTGGCTGCTCGTCGCCCGCGGGCCGTTGCAGTCCGACTGGGTCACCGAGGTCCTCGCCCCCGCCTGGAGTGTCCAGGGACTGCGCGAGACGCACCTGCCCGCCGAGTCCGCCGACTGGTGGGGCACCGGCAAGGCGATCGAGTTCTGCGCCTACCTGCCCGACCTGTCGGTCCTCTACCAGCTGGTCACCTCCGTCCGGCAGGGCGTCTGCCACTGGTGCGGCATCGACGTCATCGGCGACCGCTGCGTCTTCTGCTCCGCGACCCCGCCGCCCGCCTCCGACCTCACCGCCCGCCCCGCCGCCCGCGCGCTCACCGCGGGCGACCGAACCAACCGGACCGAACCAGCCCGACCGAACCAGTCGCACCGAATCGGCTAGACCGAACCAGCTCGACCTGAGCGCCCGTTCCCGTCCGCTCGACCCGACCCCCAACGAGGTTGCACGGTTCATGAACTCCCGTCAGCGCCGCGGCGTGATTCTCCTGCTCCTGTCGGTCCTGTGCGCCCTCGGCGCGTTCGCCGGCGTCCTCTCCGTCATCGACGACGTGAAGTCCAAGGTCGGCCCCGAGGTCACGGCGTACGAACTGCGCTCCGACGTGGCGCCCTACACCACCCTGAACGCGGGCCAGTTCAAGAGGATCGAGATGCCGGAGCGCTGGCTGTCGGAGAACGCGGTCACCGACCTCGCCGCCATCCGCGGCAAGATCGCCGTGACGACGCTGAAGAAGGGCTCCCTGCTCCAGAGCGACATGATCGTCGACCAGCCCGCCCTGCAGCCGGGCCAGCAGGAGGTCGCCATCATGATCGACGCGGCCACCGGAGTCGCCGGCAAGATCACCCCGGGGTCGTCCGTCAACGTCTACGCCACCTTCGAGGGCGCCCGCGAGAGCGACCCCGACCAGTCGAAGATCATCGTGACGAACGCCCGGGTCCTCGACGTGGGGGAGCTGACCGCTCTGAAGCCGGACGAGGGCAACCGCAGCCAGTCGCCCACCGACGCGGTCCCCATCACCTTCGCGCTGTCCACCCTCGACGCCCAGCGCATCACCTACGCCGAGTCCTTCGCCAAGCGCGTCCGCCTCGCCCTCGTCGCGCCCGGCGGCGACACCACGGTCCCCGACCAGGACCGCACCTACGAACTCGTCACGGACAAGTGAGAGGCCGCCGCCCATGCCCACGAGGATCCTCCCGGCCGTCGGCGACGCGGACGCGGTCCGTTCCCTCACCACCCTGCTCAGCCAGCTCCCGGACGCCGAACCGGTCGCCCCGGTGTCCGACTCCACCCAGCTCGTGGACACCCTCGCCCGGCTCGCCGCCGAGTCGGTCGACGAACTGCCCGAGGTCGTCGTCGTCCACGAACGCATCGGCCCCGTGCCGGCCCTGGAGCTGGTCCGGGAGGTCGCCCTGCGCTTCCCGGCGGTCGGCGTCATCCTGGTCACCACCGACGTCGGCCCCGGTCTCTTCGCCGCCGCCATGGACTCCGGCGCCCGCGGCCTGGTCACCCTCCCGCTGAGCTACGAGGACCTCGCGAGCCGCGTGCACGCCGTCGCCCAGTGGGCGGTCGGCGTACGGCGCCATCTGGGCCACGGGGCCGACGTGTTCACCGGCGTCGGCGGCACCGTCGTCACGGTCAGCGGCGCCAAGGGGGGCGTGGGCGCCACGCTCACGGCCGTCCAGCTCGCCCTCGCCGCCCAGGCGTCCGGTCGCCCCACCGCGCTCGTCGACCTCGACCTCCAGTCCGGAGACGTCGCCTCCTACCTGGACGTCCAGTTCCGCCGCTCGGTCGTCGACCTGGCCGCCATCACCGACATCTCGCCCCGCATCCTCGCCGAGGCCGTCTTCCGGCACGACACCGGCGTCGCACTCCTGCTCGCCCCGGCCGAGGGCGAACGCGGCGAGGAGGTCACCGACCGCGCAGCCCGCCAGATCCTCGGCGCCCTGCGCTCCCGCTACGAGGTCGTCGTCGTCGACTGCGGCGCCCAGCTGAGCGGCGCGGGCGCGGCCGCCGTCGAACTGGCCGAACGGGCGCTGCTCGTCACCACCCCCGACGTCGTCGCCGTCCGCGGCGCCAAACGCACCGTACGCATGTGGGACCGGCTCCAGATCCGCAAGGCCGAGGAGACGACCGTCGTCGTCAACCGCCACACCCGCGCCACGGAGATCCAGCCCCAGCTCATCCAGAAGATCACCGGCACGGGGATCGCCGTGACCACGATCCCCGCCAACTTCCGGGAACTGCAGGCCGCGGTCGACGCCGGCCGGGTGCACGCCCTCGACGGCAAGGGCACCGTCCGGCAGGCCCTCTGGGCGCTCGCGGCGGAACTGGGGCTGGTCAAGGCCCCGGAGACCGCCCTCGTGCGCAGGGCCGGCGGCCGGGCGCGCGGCGGGGACCGGGGCGCGGCCGGGTTCCGGCGGCGGAGGGAGTGAACGGCATGTGGGGACATCGGGCGCGCGACCGGGGCCAGGTCACCATCGAGTTCCTCGGCATGACACCGCTGATCATCGTGACCTTGGTGGTGGTGTGGCAGTTCGTCCTCGTGGGGTACACGTTCACGCTCGCGGGGCATGCTGCCGACGAGGCCGTGCGGGCGGGGACGGCGGCCCCTCCGGGGGAGCGGCTCGAGGCGTGCCGGGAGGCGGGCCTGAGGGAGCTCGGGGACGCGTGGAAGGGGAACGCCGTGGTCGATTGCGGCGGCAGCGGTTATGTCACGGCGGACGTCTCCCTCAAGGTGCCGGTGCTCTTCCCCGGCACCATCGACTTCCCGTTCACGGTGCGCGGTCACGCGGGCGCCGTCGAGGAAGAGGACGGCGACTGAGATGGCGTACCGACGCCGCCCCCGCGGGCGAACAGCGACGGGAACAGGCGCGCACTCCCGCGACCGGGGCCAAGTGGCCCTGGAGTACCTGGGGTTCCTGCCCCTCCTGCTGCTGGTCGCGCTGGGAGCCGTGCAGCTCGGCCTGATCGCCTACGCGGCACAGCAGGCGGGTACGGCGGCCCGCACCGGGGCCCGCAGCGCGTCCCTCGACGAGGACTACGGCGCCGACTGCGCGCAGGCCGTCAGCAGTTGGCTGGACGTGAGTTGCAGCGCGGCCGGTCTGGGCGACGAGGTGCGGGTCACCTCCACCGTCACCATCCCGTCCGTCATCCCCGGCATCGGGGACTTCGGCCAGGCCCACAAGACGGCCACCATGCCGGTCGACCACTGAGGGAAGGGCATCCGACATGAGCCTGCGGGCACGCATCACATCCCCCGAGGAGAACGGCGGCCGGGGCGAGGACGGCCACCTGGTGACCTCCTACCGCGCCAAGCTGCTGGAGGAGATCGACCTCGCCGAGATGAGCTCGCTGGCGGCCGCCGAGCGCCGGGCGCGGCTGGAGCGGGTGCTGGGGCACATCATCAGCCGCGAGGGCCCGGTCCTGTCGACGGTGGAACGCTCACAGCTGATCCGCCGGGTGGTCGACGAGGCACTGGGCCTGGGCATCCTGGAGCCCCTCCTGGAGGACGCGTCGATCACCGAGATCATGGTCAACGGCCCCGACGCGATCTTCGTCGAACGGGGCGGCAGGGTCGAACAACTCCCCCTCCGCTTCGCCTCGAACGACCAGCTGATGCAGACGATCGAACGCATCGTCTCCACCGTCAACCGCCGCGTCGACGAGACGAACCCCATGGTCGACGCGCGGTTGCCGTCGGGCGAACGGGTCAACGTCATCATCCCTCCGCTGTCGCTGACCGGCCCCACCCTCACCATCCGCCGCTTCCCGCGGTCCTTCACGCTCCACGAACTGATCGGCTTCGGCTCGCTGGACGAGCAGATGCTGTACCTGCTGGCCGGTCTCGTACAGGCCAAGTTCAACGTGATCGTCTCCGGTGCGACGGGCACCGGCAAGACGACGTTGCTGAACGCGCTCTCGGGCCTGATCCCGGACGGCGAACGCATCATCACCATCGAGGACTCGGCGGAACTCCAGCTCCAGCAGTCGCATGTGATCCGCCTGGAGTCCCGGCCCCCGAACGTCGAGGGCAACGGCCGCATCACCATCCGTGACCTGGTCCGCAACTCCCTGCGGATGCGCCCGGACCGGATCGTGGTCGGCGAGGTCCGGGGCGGCGAGTCGCTCGACATGCTCCAGGCGATGTCGACCGGCCACGACGGCTCCCTCGCCACGGTCCACGCCAACAGCGCGGAGGACGCCCTGATGCGTCTCCAGACCCTCGCGTCGATGTCGGACGTCGAGATCCCCTTCGTCGCGCTGCACGACCAGATCAACAGCGCGGTGGACGTCGTCGTCCAGCTCACCCGCTTCGCCGACGGCGCCCGCCGCATCACCGAGATAGCCGTGCTCGACAGCCACGGCGGAGAGCCCTACCGGCTGGCGACGATCGCCCGCTTCAACGCCCGGCCGATGGCCGCCGACGGCCGCGTCCACGGCGCCTTCGAGTACTTCCCCCTCCCGCGCCGCACCGCGGACCGCCTGTACATGGCGAGCCAGCCGATCCCGCAGGCCTTCGGCGTGGCGCGCGCGGCACACGAACTGACGACAAGGGAAGCCCGGTGACGCTGATGGACCTCGAGACCCTGATCACGCTCACCACCGGCGGCACCCTCCTGACCTGCGGCCTGGCCGTCGCGGGACTGCACGCGTACGTGCGAGGCCGGGACCGGCGGGCGGAACTGGTGGAACGCCTCTCCTCCACCGGCCGGCTCCCCGGCACCGGCCGCCGACGCCGCTTCCGCACCCTGGACCGCCGGCTGCGCCGTACGGAGACGGGCCGCAGGCTGGAGCTGAAACTGGCGGCGACCGGCCTGGACGTGACCCCCGGCGAGTTCCTCGTCTACATGGTGGCGGCGGTGGCCGGCCTGTGGCTGGCCGGGCAGGCCACCCTGGCCCCCTTCTTCGGCCCGATCGCCGGACTCCTCGGCGTCTGGGCCGCCTGGCAGTTCCTCAACTGGCAACGTCAGAAACGCATCGAGAAGTTCATCAACCAGCTCCCCGAACTGGCCCGCATCCTGGCCAACGCCACCCATGCGGGGCTGGCGCTGCGCACCGCGATCGGCATGGCGGCGGAGGAGCTGGAGGCGCCGGCCGGCGAGGAACTCGGCAAGGTGGCCAACCAGTTGGCCGTGGGCCACTCGATGGACGACGCCCTGGGTGAACTCGCCGACCGGCTCCCCTCCCGTGAACTGGTCGTCCTCGTCACCACCCTGGTCCTCTCCAACCGGGCCGGCGGCCAGGTCGTCGGCGCCCTGCGGAACCTGACGGAGACGCTGGAGGAACGCAAGGAGACCCGGCGCGAGGTCAGGACCCAGCTGTCGCAGGTCAACATGACGTCCTACGCGGTGCCGATCCTGGGGGTCGGGGCGTTGTTCCTGATGAACAGCGTCGAGGCCGGAACGCTGGACCGCATGACGGGCTCGGCCGTCGGCCAGGCCTGCGTGATCATCGCGTTCGGCCTCTACGCGATCGGCTTCGTCCTCATCCGCCGTATGTCCCGAATCGACGTCTGAGCAGGAGGTGACGCAGGGGATGGAACTGCTGCTCGCACTCGCCGTGGGCCTCAGCGTCTGGGGCATGTTCGCCGGCATCCGCATGTACCGGGCCGACGTGAAGCTGCCCAGCGACCTCGCGCTGGCCCTGGAGGTCGGCTCGACACGTACCGGCGTCGTCGGCTCGCTCGTCGACCGCATGGGCATGCGGTACGCCCCCGCCGTCCTGCGTCTGATGGGCCCCAAGCAGGTCACCCGGTACCGGCGCAGGATAGACCTCGCGGGCAACCCGGGCGGCCTGACGATCGACCGCTTCGCCGCCCGGCGTGCGGTCTACGGCGGGATCGGCGCCCTCGGCGCGTTCGCCGCCCTGCTCCAGGGCAGTTTCTTCGTCGCGCTGCTCATGCTCGCCTTCGGCGTGTTCTGGTCCGAGGTCGGCATCTGGTCCGCGATCCGGGTCCGCAAGGACGCCATCGAACGGACCCTGCCGGACTTCCTCGACGTCCTCGCCGTCGTGGTGAGCGCGGGGCTCGGCTTCCGGCAGGCCCTCGACCGGGTGGCGTCCCGTTACGAGGGCCCGTGGGCGGACGAGATCCGCATCACGCTGCGTCAGATGGACCTCGGCGTGAGCCGCCGCGAGGCCTTCCAGGAGCTGCGCCGCCGCAACGACTCCGAGCAGGTCGCCATGTTCGTCACGGCGCTCCAGCAGGGCGAGGAGCTCGGCGCGCCGATCGTCGACACGCTCGTCTCGATCGCCAAGGACATGCGCCGGACGGACGCGCAGAACGCCCGGCGCAAGGCGGCCCGGGCGGTCCCCAAGGCCACGCTGATGATCACCACGTTCATGGTCCCGGCGACGATGCTCCTTCTCGGCGCCGGGATGCTGCTCGGCTCCGGCACGGACTTCAGCTCGATCACGGGCGAGTAGGCGGACGGGATGACGGCCATGACGACGGCGGCGACGAGCGCGCGGGCGACCGCGACGGCGAGGGTGCGCGGCGCGGTACTGAAGCGCCGCCGCCCGAGTCAGCCGAGAAACACGACCGCGCCGAGCGCGGCCCGGGAGGGCGCGGCGCCGGGGAGTGCGGCACCGGACGGTGCGGCACGGGACGGTGCGGCACGGGACGGTGCGGCAGCGGCGACCGTGACACGGGAGAGCACTGCACAGGAGGGCGCGGCGCGGGAGGGCACTGGGCGGTGGAGCGCGGCACCGGAGAACACGGCACGGGAGGGCGCGGCGCCGGTGGACTCGGCACCGGAGAAGACCGGGCCGGTCGGGACCGTCACCTCGGTGTCGATACAGGAGAACGTCCCGCTTCAGGTCAACGCGCTGCAGGCGATGTGCCGCCAGGTGTTCGGCTTCCGACTGGCCATGATCGCGCTCGCCGCCCCCGCGGCCCTCCTCAACGCCGCCCCCGGCCTGGGCACCCGCCTGGTGGGCGCTTCCGTGGTCGTCACCTTCATGGGGTCCTACGTCCTCTTCCGCGACTGGGAGCGCTTCGGTCCCCTTCTCCTGCGCCACCCGTCCCTGCTGGCCGTGGACACCCTGTTCGGCACCCTGCTGCTGATCTCGGCGGGGCCGGACACCACGCTCGCCTACGTCAGCGTCTGCACCCCGCTGCTGGCCGGCATCGTCTACGGCTGGCGGGGCGCCGCCTGTTTCGCCTCCCTCCAGTCGCTGATCCTGCTGCTGGTCCACGCGACCCTCGTGCAAGAGCCCGGCGTCGGCCTCGCCGAGAGACTGCTGCTGCCGGGCCTCTGCGTCATCACCGGCGCGATGGGCTCGTCACTGCGCCAGCTCATGCTCCGTTTCGGCGCGGCCACCCACGCCCTGACCACCGTCAAGGCCCGCCTGGCCGGCACCGAGGCGGTCGCGGCCGAACGCGCCCGACTGGCCCGTGAGATGCACGACTCCGTGGCCAAGACGCTGCACGGGGTGGCTCTCGCCGCCGACGCCCTGGCCCATTCGGCGGGGTCGCCGGGGATGGACCCGGTCATCGTGCGGCAGCACGCCGAACTGGTCGCCAGGGCCGCGCGCCGCGCCGCCGCCGAGTCCCGCGAACTCCTCACCGACCTCCGCCGGGAGTCGGACCCGGCGCAGGACGTCGACCTCCTGCCCGAACTGGCTGCCCACGCGCACGAGTTCGGGGACCGGACGGGTCTGCCGGTCAGCTACCACGCCTCCGGCGACCGGGCGACGCTCCCCGTCCCGCCCGCCGTGGCCCGACAGCTCCTCACGATCACCTCCGAGGCCATGGAGAACGCCCACCGTCACGCGGCCCCCACGCATGTGGAGGTGCGAGCGGCCGTGAACGGCGAGCTCCTCACCCTGAGCGTGTGCGACGACGGCCGTGGCCTCCCGCCCGGAGCCACCCTGGAACAGCTGCGCCGCACCGGCCACTTCGGGCTGGTCGGGATGACCGAGCGGGCCGCCTCCG
Protein-coding regions in this window:
- the cpaB gene encoding Flp pilus assembly protein CpaB, whose protein sequence is MNSRQRRGVILLLLSVLCALGAFAGVLSVIDDVKSKVGPEVTAYELRSDVAPYTTLNAGQFKRIEMPERWLSENAVTDLAAIRGKIAVTTLKKGSLLQSDMIVDQPALQPGQQEVAIMIDAATGVAGKITPGSSVNVYATFEGARESDPDQSKIIVTNARVLDVGELTALKPDEGNRSQSPTDAVPITFALSTLDAQRITYAESFAKRVRLALVAPGGDTTVPDQDRTYELVTDK
- a CDS encoding AAA family ATPase, yielding MPTRILPAVGDADAVRSLTTLLSQLPDAEPVAPVSDSTQLVDTLARLAAESVDELPEVVVVHERIGPVPALELVREVALRFPAVGVILVTTDVGPGLFAAAMDSGARGLVTLPLSYEDLASRVHAVAQWAVGVRRHLGHGADVFTGVGGTVVTVSGAKGGVGATLTAVQLALAAQASGRPTALVDLDLQSGDVASYLDVQFRRSVVDLAAITDISPRILAEAVFRHDTGVALLLAPAEGERGEEVTDRAARQILGALRSRYEVVVVDCGAQLSGAGAAAVELAERALLVTTPDVVAVRGAKRTVRMWDRLQIRKAEETTVVVNRHTRATEIQPQLIQKITGTGIAVTTIPANFRELQAAVDAGRVHALDGKGTVRQALWALAAELGLVKAPETALVRRAGGRARGGDRGAAGFRRRRE
- a CDS encoding TadE/TadG family type IV pilus assembly protein is translated as MWGHRARDRGQVTIEFLGMTPLIIVTLVVVWQFVLVGYTFTLAGHAADEAVRAGTAAPPGERLEACREAGLRELGDAWKGNAVVDCGGSGYVTADVSLKVPVLFPGTIDFPFTVRGHAGAVEEEDGD
- a CDS encoding TadE/TadG family type IV pilus assembly protein, producing MAYRRRPRGRTATGTGAHSRDRGQVALEYLGFLPLLLLVALGAVQLGLIAYAAQQAGTAARTGARSASLDEDYGADCAQAVSSWLDVSCSAAGLGDEVRVTSTVTIPSVIPGIGDFGQAHKTATMPVDH
- a CDS encoding CpaF family protein, translated to MSLRARITSPEENGGRGEDGHLVTSYRAKLLEEIDLAEMSSLAAAERRARLERVLGHIISREGPVLSTVERSQLIRRVVDEALGLGILEPLLEDASITEIMVNGPDAIFVERGGRVEQLPLRFASNDQLMQTIERIVSTVNRRVDETNPMVDARLPSGERVNVIIPPLSLTGPTLTIRRFPRSFTLHELIGFGSLDEQMLYLLAGLVQAKFNVIVSGATGTGKTTLLNALSGLIPDGERIITIEDSAELQLQQSHVIRLESRPPNVEGNGRITIRDLVRNSLRMRPDRIVVGEVRGGESLDMLQAMSTGHDGSLATVHANSAEDALMRLQTLASMSDVEIPFVALHDQINSAVDVVVQLTRFADGARRITEIAVLDSHGGEPYRLATIARFNARPMAADGRVHGAFEYFPLPRRTADRLYMASQPIPQAFGVARAAHELTTREAR
- a CDS encoding type II secretion system F family protein — encoded protein: MDLETLITLTTGGTLLTCGLAVAGLHAYVRGRDRRAELVERLSSTGRLPGTGRRRRFRTLDRRLRRTETGRRLELKLAATGLDVTPGEFLVYMVAAVAGLWLAGQATLAPFFGPIAGLLGVWAAWQFLNWQRQKRIEKFINQLPELARILANATHAGLALRTAIGMAAEELEAPAGEELGKVANQLAVGHSMDDALGELADRLPSRELVVLVTTLVLSNRAGGQVVGALRNLTETLEERKETRREVRTQLSQVNMTSYAVPILGVGALFLMNSVEAGTLDRMTGSAVGQACVIIAFGLYAIGFVLIRRMSRIDV
- a CDS encoding DUF5936 domain-containing protein, with protein sequence MELLLALAVGLSVWGMFAGIRMYRADVKLPSDLALALEVGSTRTGVVGSLVDRMGMRYAPAVLRLMGPKQVTRYRRRIDLAGNPGGLTIDRFAARRAVYGGIGALGAFAALLQGSFFVALLMLAFGVFWSEVGIWSAIRVRKDAIERTLPDFLDVLAVVVSAGLGFRQALDRVASRYEGPWADEIRITLRQMDLGVSRREAFQELRRRNDSEQVAMFVTALQQGEELGAPIVDTLVSIAKDMRRTDAQNARRKAARAVPKATLMITTFMVPATMLLLGAGMLLGSGTDFSSITGE
- a CDS encoding sensor histidine kinase; protein product: MTAMTTAATSARATATARVRGAVLKRRRPSQPRNTTAPSAAREGAAPGSAAPDGAARDGAARDGAAAATVTRESTAQEGAAREGTGRWSAAPENTAREGAAPVDSAPEKTGPVGTVTSVSIQENVPLQVNALQAMCRQVFGFRLAMIALAAPAALLNAAPGLGTRLVGASVVVTFMGSYVLFRDWERFGPLLLRHPSLLAVDTLFGTLLLISAGPDTTLAYVSVCTPLLAGIVYGWRGAACFASLQSLILLLVHATLVQEPGVGLAERLLLPGLCVITGAMGSSLRQLMLRFGAATHALTTVKARLAGTEAVAAERARLAREMHDSVAKTLHGVALAADALAHSAGSPGMDPVIVRQHAELVARAARRAAAESRELLTDLRRESDPAQDVDLLPELAAHAHEFGDRTGLPVSYHASGDRATLPVPPAVARQLLTITSEAMENAHRHAAPTHVEVRAAVNGELLTLSVCDDGRGLPPGATLEQLRRTGHFGLVGMTERAASVGARIRIGHGHDCRGTEVRLDIPVAALSEEVV